One Silene latifolia isolate original U9 population chromosome 4, ASM4854445v1, whole genome shotgun sequence DNA segment encodes these proteins:
- the LOC141651576 gene encoding uncharacterized protein LOC141651576 has product MIISSWNIRGFNDPIKQQEVRGYLSRNKVEVFGLFETRVKQTNFATIIRTFPSYSVLNNYTHHYNGRIWVFLDTRRVTLISSSGHDQLIHLELLHHISNKTVHVSFVYGSNDATHRERLWHELRGLKPKVTNWILMGDWNIVRAMEERIGHNPPSITEILAFNQSLLDCQLEDLHSFGCECSALRDSDHSTLLVSIHDHYQQKRRFSYLNCWEDHKDYGKVVKEAWDIPVKGNAIHRLFPKLKNVRLQLINIHKTSYSRISGKVKEAQQHLHDCQISLQTKPLDSSLLALEQTLLQSYLDLKKAEKSSLTQRAKIQDIKYNYAPTSYYFTRIAARKHQSIIGKIKDRHGQDGFSAQFFKTSWNIIRHEFCNAVKGFLKTGNMPKQANTTLLALIPKKSVVSTVMDYRPIACCTVFYKTVSKILCSRLKPFLPDDLMLFVRGDASSVNVVTSSLAYFARLFGLHANPDKTNIYMGCIRKGIKQEILEATGYIEGEFPFRYLGVPLNEGKLNKTMFADLITKVQRALNHCSWTTWNYTYNIKSGDFWTLQKKSTHSESWRSILQVRDELLEMAGSGANVEALLHGCVKKGCIQLHLLSDQFRRKGSNISWGKSLWNRVVLPKHSVFLVLAIRQKLATIDQLHIRGIPLVNKCILCKADNETHKHLFFRYSFSGVVWQRILSWMRIHHRTSKLSKEVHWIAGRRVRKHRKAKWFSSCLGAAAYGIWEDRNIRIF; this is encoded by the exons ATGATAATTTCTTCTTGGAATATTAGGGGGTTTAATGATCCAATAAAGCAGCAGGAAGTTAGGGGATATCTTAGTAGGAATAAAGTGGAGGTGTTTGGTTTGTTCGAAACTAGAGTTAAACAGACTAATTTTGCTACCATTATTAGGACCTTTCCTTCTTATTCTGTTCTGAATAATTACACCCACCATTACAATGGTAGGATATGGGTTTTTTTGGACACTAGAAGGGTCACCTTGATTTCTTCTTCTGGCCATGATCAATTAATTCATCTTGAGTTATTGCATCATATTTCAAACAAGACTGTTCATGTCTCTTTTGTCTATGGTAGTAATGATGCTACCCATAGAGAAAGACTGTGGCATGAACTCAGAGGTTTAAAACCTAAGGTTACCAACTGGATTTTGATGGGAGACTGGAACATTGTGAGAGCTATGGAGGAGAGAATTGGCCATAATCCTCCCTCTATCACTGAAATTTTGGCTTTTAACCAATCCCTTTTGGACTGCCAATTAGAGGATCTTCATAGCTTTGGTT GTGAATGTTCTGCCCTCAGGGATTCAGATCACTCAACATTACTGGTCTCTATTCATGATCACTATCAGCAAAAGAGGAGATTCAGTTACCTCAATTGTTGGGAGGACCATAAGGATTATGGAAAGGTTGTTAAGGAGGCTTGGGATATTCCTGTTAAGGGCAATGCAATTCATAGGTTGTTTCCTAAACTTAAAAATGTTAGGTTGCAGCTCATTAATATTCATAAGACCTCCTACTCTAGGATTTCTGGGAAAGTTAAAGAAGCACAACAACATTTACATGACTGTCAGATTAGTCTTCAAACTAAGCCATTGGACTCTTCCTTACTGGCACTGGAGCAAACTCTGCTGCAGAGTTACCTGGATCTTAAGAAAGCTGAAAAAAGTTCTCTTACTCAAAGAGCCAAAATTCAGGATATAAAGTATAATTATGCTCCCACAAGTTACTACTTTACTCGAATAGCAGCTCGTAAGCACCAGAGTATTATTGGGAAAATCAAGGATAGACATG GGCAAGATGGATTTTCAGCACAGTTCTTCAAAACCTCATGGAATATCATCAGGCATGAGTTTTGTAATGCTGTCAAAGGGTTCCTCAAGACTGGAAATATGCCTAAGCAAGCTAACACTACCTTGCTTGCCCTAATTCCTAAAAAATCTGTTGTTTCTACTGTAATGGACTATAGACCAATAGCCTGTTGTACTGTCTTCTATAAGACAGTCAGTAAGATTTTATGTTCCAGACTAAAGCCTTTCTTACCTG ATGATCTGATGTTATTTGTTAGAGGAGACGCCTCATCTGTTAATGTTGTCACttcatcattagcttattttGCTAGGTTGTTTGGTTTACATGCTAATCCAGATAAAACAAATATATATATGGGTTGCATCAGAAAGGGTATTAAGCAAGAAATTCTTGAAGCAACTGGTTATATTGAAGGAGAGTTTCCTTTTAGATACCTTGGAGTGCCTCTGAATGAAGGGAAGTTGAATAAGACAATGTTTGCTGATCTTATCACCAAAGTTCAGAGGGCATTGAATCATTG TTCATGGACCACCTGGAATTACACTTACAACATTAAATCTGGAGATTTTTGGACACTTCAGAAAAAGAGTACACATTCTGAAAGTTGGAGGAGCATATTGCAGGTAAGGGATGAACTCTTAGAAATGGCAGGCAGTGGAGCCAATGTGGAAGCATTACTACATGGCTGTGTTAAGAAGGGATGCATTCAACTCCATTTACTCTCTGACCAGTTTCGCAGGAAGGGAAGTAATATAAGTTGGGGCAAATCACTTTGGAATCGAGTAGTGTTACCAAAGCACAGTGTCTTTCTGGTGCTAGCAATACGGCAGAAATTGGCTACTATTGATCAGCTGCATATCAGGGGAATACCACTGGTGAATAAGTGTATACTGTGCAAGGCAGATAATGAGACGCATAAGCATTTGTTTTTCAGATACAGCTTCTCTGGTGTTGTATGGCAACGGATACTGTCCTGGATGAGAATTCATCACAGAACTTCTAAGCTGAGTAAAGAAGTTCACTGGATAGCAGGTAGAAGAGTTCGTAAGCATCGGAAGGCTAAGTGGTTTTCTAGTTGTTTGGGAGCTGCTGCTTACGGTATATGGGAGGATAGGAACATCAGAATATTTTAA